TGATCCGCGCCGCGATCCTTGCCGTCGCGTTGATCGCGGGTTTGGCGCCGGGTGCGCAGGCCCAACAGCGCGACCGCCATGCGGGCTATTACTATCCCGTGCCGCATTCGACCGAGACGTATGTTTCGCGCGCCAAGGTGCTGATCGACTCAGATCGCTCCAAGCGGCTCGAATTCGTCAACGGCCTGACCGCGGCGCAGTTGAGCCTGCCTTATCGTCCGTCCTACGCGATTTTCGCCAAGGGCGATCGCGCCGACCGTTTGATTATTTCGGCCTTGGACAAGGGCCATCTCGACACGGTCTATCGCGCGCGGGCGTTGCTGGCGCAGCTCACCGCCGCGTCGCGCACCAGCCCGATGTTCGTCGAATACGGCGTGGACGAGCTGTTTACGTTCCTGGACCTGCTGAAACTGCTCGGTTTCACCACGCTGACCATCGGCGACGGCGAAAATTTTGCCCATCAAATCGCGATACGTTAGACACCGGGCCGTTGAACAACCTTTCCGATATCGCTTAACCTGCCTGTAACCGGACCCTCCGATCCTGTCGGACGAAGGTTCGCGTGCGAGGGAGGTTGCGATGGACGGGACGGGACCGGCGGCCGCGCATTCGGGCGTGCTGACCGACGTGGCGGTCGAGGCGGGATCGCTGGGCGTCGAACTCGCCGACGTCGCGGGATACATCGACGACATCGCGGCGAATTTGCAGCGTCAAGTCGGGCTGTTCGGCGAGACACGCCAAGCCACCCAGGAACTCGCCGCCGCGAACGCCGACGCCGCGCGCGCGGCGGACGAGGCGAAGGATCTCGCCGGCAAAGTCTCGGCGGAAATGGGCGCCTCGCGCGTGCAGGTCGATCAAGCGATGGGCGACATCTCGGCGCTGGT
This genomic interval from Alphaproteobacteria bacterium contains the following:
- a CDS encoding molybdopterin-guanine dinucleotide biosynthesis protein A, translating into MLAVALIAGLAPGAQAQQRDRHAGYYYPVPHSTETYVSRAKVLIDSDRSKRLEFVNGLTAAQLSLPYRPSYAIFAKGDRADRLIISALDKGHLDTVYRARALLAQLTAASRTSPMFVEYGVDELFTFLDLLKLLGFTTLTIGDGENFAHQIAIR